A stretch of Paenibacillus sp. URB8-2 DNA encodes these proteins:
- a CDS encoding Bug family tripartite tricarboxylate transporter substrate binding protein: MFRLVASYAEKHLGKPIVPVNMAGASATIGSRYVKDAAPDGYTILGSHQVVAAAQHTGIVDYGFSSFEGIAQITSTPHIPAVTKEFSQKNNVKNMTDFINYVKKNPGKVIWAYTVGSEDHYTIASLLDKAGVDTKSLKYVNYPGTGPQYAAMVANQVEGMVADYASGKGYFESGDLVPLGIVNTERDAALPNVPTMIEQGIDFSLPVSRGMFAPKGTPAEILDVLDNAYEKALADPELQKKIKDLGSNPKFVPHDEFSTFVKDLDAEMAKLADKMK, from the coding sequence TTGTTCCGGTTGGTCGCCTCTTACGCCGAGAAGCATCTGGGCAAACCGATTGTACCGGTCAATATGGCAGGCGCATCAGCAACTATTGGTTCCAGGTATGTAAAAGATGCCGCTCCGGACGGCTATACGATTCTCGGATCTCACCAGGTTGTTGCCGCAGCGCAGCATACCGGAATTGTAGATTACGGCTTTTCTTCTTTCGAAGGCATCGCCCAGATTACGTCCACCCCGCACATTCCTGCAGTCACCAAAGAATTCTCCCAAAAGAACAATGTCAAAAACATGACCGATTTTATCAATTATGTGAAAAAAAATCCCGGTAAAGTGATTTGGGCCTATACGGTCGGATCCGAGGACCACTACACCATTGCGTCGCTTTTGGACAAAGCGGGCGTAGATACGAAATCGTTGAAATACGTAAACTATCCGGGTACCGGGCCACAATATGCCGCCATGGTCGCCAATCAGGTCGAAGGTATGGTTGCCGACTACGCATCCGGTAAAGGATATTTTGAGTCGGGCGATCTGGTACCGCTCGGTATCGTAAACACGGAGCGCGATGCCGCATTGCCGAATGTGCCTACAATGATTGAACAGGGTATCGATTTCTCCCTTCCGGTATCCCGTGGAATGTTTGCACCGAAAGGAACTCCGGCCGAAATTCTCGATGTGCTGGACAACGCATACGAGAAAGCTTTGGCAGATCCGGAGCTGCAGAAAAAAATTAAAGACTTGGGCAGCAATCCGAAGTTCGTGC
- a CDS encoding Lrp/AsnC family transcriptional regulator: MLDQIDTLILHQLSKNSRLSYVDLAKEVGLSRVAVRERIDRLIEEGIIEQFSIVINAEKLGKKVSAFLEIDVEPKYFESVAEMLMANQKVAVLYQMTGPCTLHMHILVEDHQALDRFLRDSVYSIEGIVRVESHILLRRFKAQDGLNI; the protein is encoded by the coding sequence ATGTTGGATCAAATAGACACGCTTATTTTGCACCAGCTTTCCAAAAACAGCAGATTGTCTTACGTCGATCTAGCCAAAGAAGTCGGTTTGTCGAGGGTGGCAGTCCGGGAACGGATCGACAGGCTTATAGAAGAAGGAATTATTGAGCAGTTCTCCATCGTCATCAATGCGGAGAAGTTAGGAAAGAAGGTTTCCGCTTTTCTGGAAATTGATGTAGAGCCGAAATATTTCGAAAGTGTAGCGGAAATGTTGATGGCAAACCAGAAGGTTGCCGTTCTGTATCAAATGACAGGCCCCTGCACGCTCCATATGCATATCCTTGTGGAAGATCATCAGGCTTTGGATCGATTTCTGCGGGATTCGGTATATTCCATCGAAGGAATTGTCAGAGTGGAAAGTCATATTTTGTTGAGGAGATTCAAAGCTCAGGATGGTCTTAATATTTGA
- a CDS encoding IS1182 family transposase, whose product MIRQQQTLVLSPYAALYDIVVPKDNILRQINELVDFTFIYEELETKYCLDNGRNAIDPVRMFKYLLLKAIFELSDVDIVERSKYDLSFKYFLGMAPEDPVIDPSSLTKFRKLRLKDINLLDMLIGKTVELAIEQNILKSNSIIVDATHTKARYNQKTPQEILQDRARKLRKAVYTMDESVKVKMPAKNTTSELEDEIAYCQKLVNFIENESGIAQVPKILEPLNLLKETVADDVEQLRLAADPDARVGHKSADSAFFGYKTHLAMTEERLITAAVITTGEKNDGKQLQTLIEKSKAAGMQVKTVIGDTAYSEKDNIAYTKTNEIELVAKLNPLVTQGARKKEDEFLFNKDAGMYVCPAGHMAIRKARQGKKGVGKNQTDTYYFDVKLCKHCPFKEGCYKEGAKSKSYSVSIKSDEHTEQMTFQDSEYFKEKSKERYKIEAKNSELKHGHGYDVATSSGLLGMEMQGAMTIFAVNLKRILKLTD is encoded by the coding sequence ATGATTCGGCAACAACAAACCTTAGTTTTGAGTCCTTATGCGGCATTGTATGACATCGTTGTCCCGAAGGACAATATACTCCGTCAAATCAATGAATTGGTGGATTTCACTTTCATATACGAAGAACTGGAAACAAAGTATTGCTTGGATAATGGACGCAACGCCATTGATCCGGTGCGCATGTTTAAATATTTACTGCTGAAAGCCATTTTTGAACTCTCTGACGTCGACATCGTGGAGCGTTCAAAGTACGACCTGTCGTTCAAGTACTTCCTCGGCATGGCGCCGGAAGACCCGGTCATCGATCCGAGTTCCTTAACGAAGTTCCGTAAACTACGTTTGAAAGATATCAACCTTTTGGACATGCTCATCGGCAAGACCGTAGAACTTGCCATCGAGCAAAATATCCTAAAGAGCAATTCCATCATCGTCGACGCCACGCATACGAAAGCACGTTACAACCAGAAAACGCCTCAAGAAATTCTACAAGACCGTGCACGGAAATTGCGAAAAGCCGTGTACACCATGGATGAGTCAGTCAAGGTCAAAATGCCGGCAAAGAATACAACGAGCGAACTCGAAGATGAAATTGCGTACTGCCAAAAACTCGTCAACTTCATCGAAAATGAGAGTGGCATTGCACAAGTGCCAAAAATTCTGGAGCCGCTTAACCTGCTGAAAGAAACGGTTGCGGATGACGTCGAGCAACTTCGCCTGGCGGCGGATCCGGATGCGCGCGTTGGCCACAAGAGCGCAGATTCCGCATTTTTTGGATACAAAACTCATCTAGCGATGACTGAGGAACGCCTTATTACGGCGGCTGTCATTACAACCGGTGAAAAGAATGACGGCAAGCAATTGCAGACCCTTATCGAAAAAAGCAAGGCAGCTGGCATGCAGGTCAAAACGGTGATTGGGGATACTGCATATTCCGAAAAAGATAATATTGCGTACACGAAAACAAATGAAATTGAACTTGTGGCCAAACTAAATCCCCTCGTCACGCAAGGTGCGCGTAAGAAAGAAGACGAATTTTTATTCAACAAAGATGCAGGCATGTACGTATGTCCAGCTGGACATATGGCCATTCGAAAGGCTCGGCAGGGTAAAAAAGGGGTCGGCAAAAATCAAACAGACACCTATTATTTTGATGTGAAACTATGCAAGCATTGTCCGTTCAAGGAAGGGTGCTACAAAGAAGGCGCTAAAAGCAAAAGCTATTCGGTAAGTATTAAATCCGATGAGCACACCGAGCAAATGACGTTCCAAGATTCAGAGTATTTCAAGGAAAAATCCAAGGAACGCTACAAAATTGAAGCGAAGAACAGTGAACTCAAACATGGACACGGGTATGATGTCGCGACATCCTCGGGTCTGCTTGGCATGGAAATGCAAGGGGCGATGACAATTTTCGCTGTGAATTTAAAACGAATCTTAAAGTTAACAGACTAA
- a CDS encoding acyltransferase: MPQRTVTTLDLQAAPQTDLLPTKKKERIEEITLLRAFAFLAITMQHSIAEYIYRSDILQSDAIMLAMLFDFTRFGTPAFVFLSGLLLFYNNNGKLSYWPFVRKRLVDIYLPFVCWTVIYWIAVQGVAFGQLGNPADWPRTLLHELFLPTYGYHLWFIPMIFQYYLLFPLFALAIQKVRQKLQAMPGGASFRRVFMIVTFMGALYGILMWLSSYRMPDWADDWGGFWASVLSYRSYYFVFYFFYFLLGAVCALGLQRWRRFVEDGFIWFGFAFIALYIWQGYEILNHSTETINLNYAGYLRPFTFVLIVSQLLLLYGIIRFVQTRGGAACRIFRFIGTYSFGGFLAHAFVLMLISSITRPLALTGYHLPAAVLTFALTAAGSIGLAKLLSKLSFGRWLIGTTGKRANRNRIKASPAQQTFPQ, from the coding sequence ATGCCGCAACGAACCGTGACGACATTGGATTTGCAGGCTGCCCCGCAGACCGACTTGCTCCCGACGAAAAAGAAAGAACGGATCGAAGAAATAACCCTGTTAAGGGCGTTTGCGTTTCTCGCCATTACCATGCAGCACAGCATAGCGGAATATATTTACCGGAGCGATATTTTGCAGTCCGATGCAATAATGCTGGCGATGCTGTTTGATTTCACACGTTTCGGGACGCCGGCTTTTGTGTTTCTGTCCGGGCTGCTGCTGTTTTACAACAACAACGGCAAGCTTTCCTATTGGCCTTTTGTTCGAAAAAGGCTGGTAGATATTTATTTGCCGTTTGTATGCTGGACGGTCATTTATTGGATCGCCGTACAGGGGGTTGCATTCGGTCAATTGGGAAATCCGGCAGACTGGCCGAGGACGTTGCTCCATGAGCTGTTCCTGCCGACATACGGTTATCATCTGTGGTTTATTCCAATGATTTTTCAATATTATCTCTTATTCCCGCTGTTTGCGCTTGCGATCCAGAAGGTGCGCCAAAAGCTTCAAGCGATGCCGGGAGGAGCGTCTTTCCGCCGCGTGTTTATGATCGTTACCTTTATGGGTGCGTTATACGGCATCCTGATGTGGTTATCCAGTTACCGGATGCCGGACTGGGCGGACGATTGGGGCGGGTTCTGGGCGAGCGTACTCTCTTACCGATCGTATTATTTTGTGTTTTACTTTTTCTACTTTCTGCTTGGCGCGGTTTGCGCCTTGGGACTTCAGCGCTGGCGGCGTTTTGTGGAAGATGGCTTTATCTGGTTCGGATTTGCATTTATTGCTCTGTACATCTGGCAAGGTTATGAGATCCTTAACCATTCTACGGAAACGATAAACCTGAACTATGCCGGATATTTGAGGCCTTTTACCTTCGTTCTTATCGTGTCCCAGCTGCTACTGCTGTACGGTATTATACGGTTCGTGCAGACAAGGGGAGGAGCGGCGTGCAGGATCTTTCGCTTTATCGGCACTTATTCCTTTGGCGGTTTTCTAGCTCATGCCTTTGTTCTGATGCTGATCAGCTCCATCACCAGGCCGCTTGCGCTCACCGGCTACCATCTGCCTGCGGCTGTCCTTACCTTTGCGCTAACGGCGGCGGGTTCGATCGGGCTTGCCAAGCTGCTCAGCAAGCTGTCTTTCGGGCGGTGGCTTATCGGAACGACAGGGAAGCGGGCGAACCGAAATCGGATAAAGGCCAGTCCGGCGCAGCAAACCTTTCCTCAATAA
- a CDS encoding helix-turn-helix domain-containing protein, with product MISAEAVGKRICTLRKEKQLSQEQLAEQLNVSAQAVSKWETGYYHIYWPNRSTAF from the coding sequence ATGATAAGTGCCGAAGCAGTCGGGAAACGGATTTGTACTCTTCGCAAAGAAAAACAATTGTCACAAGAACAATTGGCTGAACAATTAAATGTCAGCGCCCAAGCCGTTTCAAAGTGGGAGACAGGTTACTATCACATATATTGGCCCAATCGATCGACCGCATTTTGA
- a CDS encoding MFS transporter, whose translation MKNQKMNWKRSFFTIWAGQAISLITSAILQMAIIWYLTEKTGSAMVLSMATLVGFLPQAVGGPMIGVLVDRWSRKKVMIWADIVVAAAAASLAVVAFYMDLPVWVIMVVLFLNATTPLIVPEVQLAKCAGYSQSVQSFSYIISPAAAALLYSSWDLNAIIAIDVVGALIACIAVAMISIPKPGHVESATPSSFTEELKAGYDALKHHKGLVALFWIGGLFIFAFMPINALFPLMVMGYFGGTMKQASAAEIIFAVGMLAGGLLLGKWGGFKNRSLTIVTSIFVMGFALFISGLLPASGFFIFMACCAVMGFSGPFYNGVQMALFQEQIKPEYLGRVFGLFGSVMALAMPLGLVISGVFADQIGVNRWFMLSGIMIIGIAVICLVVPAIRHLDDSPEQ comes from the coding sequence ATGAAAAATCAAAAGATGAATTGGAAACGAAGTTTTTTCACAATTTGGGCGGGCCAAGCCATATCACTGATTACTAGTGCTATTCTTCAAATGGCGATCATTTGGTATTTGACCGAAAAAACAGGTTCGGCTATGGTGCTTTCCATGGCAACGCTGGTCGGATTTTTGCCGCAAGCGGTTGGCGGGCCTATGATCGGTGTACTGGTGGACCGTTGGAGCCGCAAAAAAGTAATGATTTGGGCGGATATTGTCGTTGCTGCAGCGGCTGCTTCTTTGGCCGTGGTCGCTTTTTATATGGACTTGCCTGTCTGGGTGATTATGGTTGTGCTGTTTTTGAATGCGACAACGCCTTTGATCGTACCGGAGGTTCAGCTGGCGAAATGTGCGGGGTACAGTCAGTCCGTGCAATCGTTCAGCTATATTATTAGTCCGGCGGCCGCGGCGCTCCTGTACTCTAGTTGGGATCTGAATGCGATTATCGCCATTGATGTTGTGGGTGCATTGATCGCTTGTATTGCGGTCGCGATGATATCGATCCCGAAGCCGGGACACGTAGAGTCCGCTACTCCAAGCAGCTTTACAGAAGAACTCAAAGCAGGATATGATGCGCTGAAACATCACAAAGGCTTAGTTGCTCTTTTTTGGATTGGAGGATTATTCATTTTTGCTTTTATGCCGATTAATGCGTTGTTTCCTCTAATGGTAATGGGTTATTTCGGGGGAACGATGAAACAAGCATCCGCTGCAGAAATTATTTTTGCTGTCGGCATGTTGGCTGGGGGTTTACTCCTTGGCAAATGGGGAGGCTTCAAGAACCGATCTCTTACTATTGTCACTTCTATTTTCGTAATGGGCTTTGCGTTGTTCATCTCGGGATTATTGCCTGCAAGCGGGTTTTTCATTTTTATGGCATGCTGCGCCGTAATGGGCTTTTCCGGGCCATTTTACAATGGGGTGCAGATGGCGTTATTTCAGGAACAAATTAAACCGGAGTATTTGGGAAGAGTGTTTGGATTATTCGGGAGTGTGATGGCTCTGGCAATGCCCCTTGGCCTGGTCATTTCGGGTGTTTTTGCGGATCAAATCGGTGTGAATCGGTGGTTTATGCTGTCCGGTATAATGATTATTGGGATTGCAGTAATTTGCTTGGTTGTTCCGGCAATTAGACACCTTGATGACTCGCCAGAGCAATAA
- a CDS encoding HDOD domain-containing protein, which yields MNQIDVYKALEASPKMPVIPPAIRDIFEMIRQPDQLDIDLLAEKVTLYDELNQAVLANVNSGYYQISRTINNINEAIVFLGMKTMRNLLIYFITELLFHDEFGKSTLFSSHQYWKHNLGTAVACNLLSSKLKIGDKFQLFSYGLCHDIGFAILNACLPELVDKIYEAMNRGVHHIVAEKITLGGKTHADIGSWICERWGLPEDLGLVVKYHHSPLLSTDNLNEIELIHVADCISTEYYQRLIGLNVHHPINARVMQNLGITKDMVEETGASLPDEVEQVSRIFA from the coding sequence ATGAATCAAATAGACGTGTACAAAGCGCTTGAAGCGTCGCCCAAAATGCCTGTTATTCCACCGGCAATCCGTGATATTTTTGAAATGATCAGACAACCGGATCAGCTGGATATCGATCTGCTTGCGGAAAAAGTAACGTTATACGATGAATTAAATCAAGCTGTTCTTGCAAATGTAAATTCCGGATATTATCAAATATCCAGAACGATCAATAATATAAATGAAGCCATAGTCTTCCTAGGCATGAAAACGATGCGGAACTTGTTGATTTATTTTATTACGGAACTGTTATTCCATGATGAATTTGGGAAATCCACGCTTTTCTCAAGCCATCAATACTGGAAGCATAATCTGGGAACCGCGGTAGCCTGCAATCTGCTCTCGTCCAAACTGAAGATCGGGGACAAATTTCAGCTTTTCTCCTATGGCCTATGTCATGATATTGGCTTCGCGATCCTCAACGCCTGTCTTCCGGAGCTTGTTGATAAGATATATGAAGCTATGAATCGAGGCGTCCATCATATCGTGGCGGAAAAAATCACCTTAGGAGGTAAGACCCACGCAGATATCGGCTCATGGATTTGTGAACGATGGGGTCTTCCCGAGGATCTGGGGCTGGTCGTAAAATATCACCATTCCCCTTTGCTGTCCACAGACAATCTAAACGAAATTGAACTCATTCACGTAGCCGACTGCATCAGTACGGAATATTATCAAAGGCTGATTGGACTGAATGTGCACCATCCGATCAATGCCAGAGTCATGCAAAACCTGGGCATCACCAAGGATATGGTGGAGGAAACAGGAGCATCGCTTCCGGACGAAGTCGAGCAAGTCAGCCGGATTTTCGCCTAA
- a CDS encoding S8 family peptidase, protein MERRKIKLFPYRVEAQAQKVSEIPKGIEMIQAPAVWGQTKGEGITVAILDTGCEVSHPDLKGRVAGGRNFTDDDNGNPDVFVDYNGHGTHVAGTIAAISNNTGVVGVAPEANLLILKVLNKDGSGQYEWIINGINYAVEQKADIISMSLGGPEDVPEMHEAIQRAVAANILVICAAGNEGDGNFATDEFGYPGSYNEVISVGAVDLQRNSTNFTNSNNEVDLVAPGAGILSTYLNKTYATLSGTSMATPHVSGAMALIKLIANESFGRDLTEPELYAQLIKRTIPLGNSPRLEGNGLLYLTAQEELAKVFTPAVIAKVLSL, encoded by the coding sequence ATGGAACGACGGAAAATCAAGCTGTTTCCTTATCGGGTGGAAGCTCAGGCCCAGAAGGTAAGCGAAATTCCGAAAGGCATCGAGATGATTCAGGCGCCGGCGGTGTGGGGCCAGACAAAGGGCGAAGGCATTACGGTAGCCATTCTGGATACGGGGTGCGAAGTCTCACATCCGGATTTGAAGGGACGGGTCGCAGGCGGGCGGAATTTTACGGACGATGACAACGGCAATCCGGACGTATTTGTGGATTATAACGGGCACGGCACGCATGTAGCCGGGACGATAGCGGCGATCAGCAATAATACCGGTGTGGTTGGTGTAGCGCCGGAAGCGAATCTGCTGATCCTGAAGGTGCTGAACAAGGACGGCTCAGGCCAATATGAGTGGATTATCAATGGAATCAATTACGCGGTTGAGCAAAAGGCGGATATCATCTCCATGTCGCTCGGCGGACCGGAGGATGTGCCGGAGATGCATGAAGCGATCCAGCGGGCGGTGGCGGCGAATATTTTGGTTATCTGCGCGGCGGGGAATGAAGGCGACGGTAATTTCGCTACCGACGAATTTGGCTATCCCGGCTCCTATAATGAAGTCATCAGCGTGGGCGCCGTCGATTTACAGCGGAACTCGACTAATTTTACGAATTCGAATAATGAAGTGGACCTTGTCGCGCCGGGTGCGGGAATTCTGTCAACCTATTTGAACAAGACCTATGCGACACTCAGTGGCACCTCCATGGCGACGCCGCACGTATCGGGTGCGATGGCGCTGATCAAGCTGATCGCGAACGAAAGCTTCGGCCGTGACCTGACCGAACCCGAGCTGTATGCGCAGCTGATCAAGCGGACGATCCCGCTTGGCAACTCGCCGCGGCTGGAGGGCAACGGACTCTTGTACCTGACAGCTCAGGAGGAACTGGCCAAGGTCTTCACGCCCGCTGTCATCGCGAAGGTATTAAGTCTATGA
- a CDS encoding endonuclease I family protein — MTHMRMLALELEEAREIHLAMAGERPYYDEMRDNELKASYYSGGITNIHELQQLLDRTHDHRLPYKPYRYVYPWVDLQENGQLKSLYSGRAMSPLEAIEADIRLLEAEDDVSLAGEIMLNCEHVVPQSWFGKREPMRGDLHHLFACEPGCNSRRGNNPYYDFLDYTPEASVQNVIAGCGKQEDGRFEPEYGKGIVARATLYFLLRYPGVIGSSHVDETLLLEWHRSFPVTLYELHRNLAVFELQGNRNPFIDFPEEAERWAGSGAN; from the coding sequence ATGACGCATATGAGGATGCTGGCGCTTGAGCTGGAAGAGGCCAGGGAAATCCACCTCGCGATGGCCGGCGAACGCCCTTATTACGACGAAATGCGGGATAACGAGCTGAAAGCTAGTTACTACAGCGGTGGCATTACGAATATACATGAACTCCAGCAGCTGCTGGACCGGACTCATGACCACCGGCTGCCTTACAAGCCTTACCGCTATGTCTATCCGTGGGTCGATCTGCAGGAGAATGGGCAGCTCAAAAGCCTGTATTCCGGCCGTGCTATGTCCCCGCTTGAAGCAATTGAAGCGGATATCCGGCTGCTTGAAGCGGAGGATGATGTAAGCCTGGCGGGAGAGATCATGCTGAACTGCGAGCATGTCGTGCCGCAGTCATGGTTCGGTAAGAGAGAACCGATGCGGGGCGACCTGCATCATCTGTTTGCCTGCGAGCCGGGCTGCAACAGCCGCAGAGGGAATAATCCGTATTATGATTTTTTGGATTATACGCCGGAAGCGAGTGTGCAGAATGTGATTGCAGGCTGCGGCAAGCAGGAGGACGGCCGATTTGAGCCTGAATACGGCAAAGGCATTGTCGCCCGCGCAACCCTTTATTTCCTGCTGCGCTATCCCGGCGTTATCGGCAGCAGCCATGTCGATGAAACGCTGCTGCTGGAATGGCACCGCTCTTTTCCGGTTACGCTTTATGAATTGCATCGGAATTTGGCGGTTTTCGAGCTGCAGGGCAACCGCAACCCGTTTATCGATTTTCCGGAAGAAGCAGAGCGGTGGGCGGGAAGCGGCGCTAATTAG
- a CDS encoding MATE family efflux transporter, with protein MIQPNANVKQGLLNKYFSGEAIDYRQMISLFIPILIDQAFVVGLNLINTAMISSAGVAAISAVNMIDSLNIFLLSVFIAVATGGTVVVAQYKGSGNDAMVSKATAGAVSSVSLLALFVGLFGILFHGPLLNLLFGAAEPDVMANARTYLIGSSVSYLGIAVVEAVCGALRGTGRTRASLVLSLIMNLMYVLLNLVFINLLQMGVLGMTISINAARYLGAACALYYLFRMDSSLQIKIRDILTFNLSMLKKIMFIGLPFAAEQMFFNGGKILTQIFIVSLGTYAIATNAICSALAGVMQIPANALALTIITVVGQCMGSENIKDARKFTKSFTVASSLSFVVMGLLILPIFKPLVSLFHPPAEIVDDIFLIVLINTIAQIPLWSTSFVMPSALRAAGDSKFTSIVSMLSMWLFRVVLGYILGIVLHLGILGVWLAMECEWAVRGGIFLKRFLGKKWYQHRLI; from the coding sequence ATGATTCAGCCCAATGCGAACGTTAAACAAGGATTGCTTAATAAATATTTTTCCGGCGAAGCGATAGATTACCGGCAGATGATCTCGCTTTTTATCCCGATTCTGATTGACCAGGCTTTCGTAGTCGGCCTCAATTTGATCAACACGGCCATGATCAGCTCGGCGGGAGTGGCCGCGATCAGTGCGGTGAACATGATTGACTCGCTTAATATTTTTCTTCTCAGCGTGTTTATCGCCGTAGCGACGGGCGGGACGGTTGTAGTGGCCCAGTATAAAGGAAGCGGCAACGATGCCATGGTCTCCAAGGCGACGGCCGGAGCTGTATCTTCGGTGTCTCTGCTCGCGCTTTTCGTCGGTTTATTCGGCATTTTGTTCCATGGTCCGCTGCTTAACCTGCTGTTCGGCGCGGCTGAACCGGATGTCATGGCCAATGCCCGAACGTATTTGATCGGAAGCAGCGTGTCCTACTTGGGGATCGCCGTCGTGGAAGCGGTATGCGGAGCCCTCAGGGGAACCGGAAGAACGCGGGCGTCGCTGGTGCTGTCGCTGATCATGAATCTGATGTATGTCCTCCTTAATCTCGTGTTTATCAATCTTTTGCAGATGGGCGTTCTTGGCATGACGATTTCCATCAATGCAGCCCGTTATTTGGGGGCGGCTTGCGCTCTGTATTATTTGTTCCGGATGGACAGCAGCCTGCAAATCAAAATCCGCGATATCCTGACGTTCAATCTATCCATGCTGAAAAAAATCATGTTTATCGGCTTGCCGTTCGCCGCGGAACAGATGTTTTTTAACGGTGGCAAAATTTTGACCCAAATATTCATCGTCAGCCTGGGCACGTATGCGATTGCCACCAACGCGATCTGCTCCGCTCTTGCCGGAGTTATGCAAATTCCTGCGAATGCGCTGGCTTTGACGATTATTACGGTGGTCGGCCAGTGTATGGGAAGCGAAAATATCAAAGATGCTAGAAAATTCACTAAATCTTTTACTGTGGCATCTTCGCTTTCCTTTGTAGTCATGGGGCTATTGATCCTGCCGATTTTTAAACCGCTCGTATCGCTGTTTCATCCCCCCGCTGAAATTGTTGACGATATTTTCTTGATCGTACTTATCAATACAATTGCCCAAATCCCGCTGTGGTCCACCAGCTTTGTCATGCCTTCTGCGCTTAGAGCGGCAGGCGATTCCAAATTTACGTCCATCGTTTCCATGCTATCCATGTGGCTGTTCCGCGTCGTGCTCGGTTACATTTTGGGTATTGTTCTGCATTTGGGCATTCTGGGCGTCTGGCTCGCAATGGAATGCGAATGGGCTGTCCGGGGCGGGATCTTCCTGAAGAGATTTCTCGGCAAAAAGTGGTATCAGCACCGGCTTATTTAA